A DNA window from Mus pahari chromosome 13, PAHARI_EIJ_v1.1, whole genome shotgun sequence contains the following coding sequences:
- the Sgcb gene encoding beta-sarcoglycan, whose translation MAAAAAAAAATEQQGSNGPVKKSMREKAVERRNVNKEHNSNFKAGYIPIDEDRLHKTGLRGRKGNLAICVIVLLFILAVINLLITLVIWAVIRIGPNGCDSMEFHESGLLRFKQVSDMGVIHPLYKSTVGGRRNENLVITGNNQPIVFQQGTTKLSVEKNKTSITSDIGMQFFDPRTQNVLFSTDYETHEFHLPSGVKSLNVQKASTERITSNATSDLNIKVDGRAIVRGNEGVFIMGKTIEFHMGGDVELKAENSIILNGTVMVSPTRLPSSSSGDQSGSGDWVRYKLCMCADGTLFKVQVTGHNMGCQVSDNPCGRTH comes from the exons CAAGGGTCCAACGGGCCAGTGAAGAAATCCATGCGGGAGAAGGCTGTGGAGCGGAGGAACGTTAACAAAGAGCACAACAGCAACTTCAAAGCTGGGTATATCCCCATCGACGAGGACCGACTCCATAAGACTGGACTGAGGGGGAGAAAGGGCAACTTAGCCATCTGCGTGATTGTCCTCCTGTTCATCCTGGCCGTCATCAACCTACTC ATTACACTTGTCATCTGGGCCGTGATCCGCATTGGGCCAAATGGGTGTGACAGCATGGAGTTCCACGAGAGCGGTCTGCTGCGGTTCAAGCAAGTGTCCGACATGGGCGTCATCCACCCGCTTTATAAGAGCACAGTGGGAGGACGGCGGAATGAAAACCTGGTCATCACTGGCAACAACCAGCCA ATCGTTTTCCAGCAAGGGACGACCAAGCTGAGTGTTGAAAAGAACAAAACCTCCATCACCAGCGACATCGGAATGCAGTTTTTTGACCCAAGGACACAAAATGTCCTATTCAGCACAGACTATGAGACTCACGAGTTTCATCTGCCAAGTGGGGTGAAAAGTTTGAACGTTCAGAAAGCATCGACTGAAAGG attACCAGCAATGCTACCAGTGACTTAAACATCAAAGTTGATGGGCGTGCAATTGTGCGAGGCAATGAAGGCGTGTTCATCATGGGCAAAACCATTGAATTTCACATGGGAGGGGATGTGGAGTTAAAGGCT GAAAACAGCATCATCCTCAACGGCACGGTGATGGTCAGCCCCACGCGCCTGCCCAGTTCCTCCAGTGGGGACCAGTCCGGGAGTGGCGACTGGGTGCGCTACAAGCTCTGCATGTGTGCAGACGGCACACTCTTCAAAGTACAAGTGACAGGTCACAACATGGGCTGCCAGGTCTCAGACAACCCCTGTGGGCGCACTCATTAG